One Pseudochaenichthys georgianus chromosome 7, fPseGeo1.2, whole genome shotgun sequence DNA segment encodes these proteins:
- the ythdf1 gene encoding YTH domain-containing family protein 1 isoform X1 — translation MSATSIDPQRSKGQASKVQNGSLHQKENVHENDFEPYLTSQSTQNNSYQSITDPYLSSYYAPSIGFPYPLSEAPWSTGGDPPIPYLTPYGALSNGDHHFMPDTVFGQPGGLGSSIYPHRFNFFPENPAFSAWGTSGTQGQQTQSSAYGGSYSYPPSSLGGTLVPDGQTGFHSDTLNKAPGMNSLEQGMIGLKIGGDVTGQGSGVKAVGSVIGGPVVAATGNGATPIGMPPPKPTSWAAIASKPAKPQQMKAKVKPGMQGPGGALPPPPIKHNMNIGTWEKGPVTKVATAPMQHQQPLGMPHGMQPQGHMQQGPMHHPAQSMVQPQMQQMTLQHHHHQHHQPPPQPYQNHTQPPQPQTRWVAPRNRNQGYGQGGPGHDGSGVMGMVGGGHGGPPTCPSQGPGAESHPVLDKLRANHSYNPKDFEWNLKNGRVFIIKSYSEDDIHRSIKYSIWCSTEHGNKRLDSAFRAMNAKGPVYLLFSVNGSGHFCGVAEMRSPVDYGTSAGVWAQDKWKGKFDVDWLFVKDVPNSQLRHIRLENNDNKPVTNSRDTQEVPLEKAKQVLKIIATYKHTTSIFDDFSHYEKRQEEEEEEVSQTFEPSPIPNRSRLDQERQNRNKQ, via the exons ATGTCTGCCACAAGCATTGACCCTCAG AGATCAAAGGGACAAGCATCTAAAG TGCAAAATGGTTCACTGCATCAAAAGGAGAATGTCCATGAAAATGACTTTGAGCCGTACCTCACTAGTCAATCAACTCAG AACAACAGCTACCAGTCTATCACCGACCCCTATCTGTCCAGCTACTACGCCCCCTCCATTGGATTTCCGTATCCCCTCAGTGAGGCTCCCTGGTCTACAGGTGGGGACCCCCCTATCCCATACCTCACCCCCTATGGAGCCTTGAGTAATGGAGACCATCACTTCATGCCAGACACGGTGTTTGGCCAGCCGGGTGGCCTGGGAAGCAGCATCTACCCCCACAGGTTTAATTTTTTCCCTGAAAATCCTGCCTTCTCTGCCTGGGGCACAAGTGGCACCCAGGGCCAGCAGACTCAGAGTTCAGCCTACGGAGGAAGCTACAGCTACCCCCCCAGCTCCCTGGGGGGCACCCTGGTGCCGGATGGTCAGACGGGCTTTCACAGTGACACCCTCAACAAAGCCCCTGGTATGAACAGCCTGGAGCAAGGTATGATTGGCTTGAAGATCGGAGGGGATGTCACTGGCCAGGGCTCAGGAGTCAAGGCTGTGGGATCTGTGATCGGTGGCCCTGTAGTGGCAGCCACAGGGAACGGGGCCACACCTATTGGAATGCCACCCCCCAAACCCACCTCCTGGGCAGCCATTGCCAGCAAGCCCGCCAAGCCGCAGCAGATGAAAGCAAAGGTGAAGCCAGGAATGCAAGGTCCAGGAGGAGCTCTTCCCCCTCCACCCATCAAACACAACATGAACATCGGGACCTGGGAGAAGGGCCCGGTGACTAAAGTAGCTACAGCTCCAATGCAGCATCAGCAGCCTCTCGGCATGCCTCATGGCATGCAGCCTCAAGGCCACATGCAGCAGGGACCCATGCACCACCCTGCCCAGTCCATGGTGCAGCCCCAGATGCAGCAGATGACCTTACAGCACCACCATCACCAGCACCACCAGCCACCACCCCAGCCCTACCAAAACCACACCCAGCCCCCACAACCCCAGACCCGTTGGGTTGCCCCACGCAACCGTAACCAAGGCTACGGGCAGGGCGGCCCTGGCCATGATGGTAGTGGTGTGATGGGTATGGTTGGTGGTGGGCACGGTGGCCCCCCAACTTGCCCCAGCCAGGGACCTGGTGCAGAGTCCCACCCCGTACTGGATAAGCTGCGTGCCAACCACAGCTACAACCCCAAGGACTTTGAATGGAACCTGAAGAACGGCCGTGTTTTCATCATTAAGAGCTACTCCGAGGACGATATCCACCGCTCCATCAAGTACTCCATCTGGTGCAGCACAGAGCACGGCAACAAGCGGCTGGACTCAGCCTTCCGGGCCATGAATGCTAaaggccccgtgtatctcctgtTCAGTGTCAATGGCAGCGGTCATTTCTGCGGTGTGGCAGAGATGCGGTCACCAGTGGACTATGGCACCAGTGCTGGTGTTTGGGCGCAGGACAAGTGGAAGGGCAAGTTTGACGTGGACTGGTTGTTTGTTAAGGACGTGCCTAATAGCCAGCTTCGCCACATCCGCCTGGAGAACAACGACAACAAGCCAGTGACCAACTCCCGCGACACCCAGGAAGTTCCTCTGGAGAAGGCGAAGCAGGTGCTCAAGATCATCGCCACCTACAAACACACCACCTCCATCTTTGATGACTTCTCCCATTATGAGAAgaggcaggaggaggaggaggaggaggtgagccAG ACTTTTGAACCTTCCCCTATACCCAACCGCTCTCGGTTGGATCAG gAGCGCCAAAACAGGAATAAACAATAG
- the ythdf1 gene encoding YTH domain-containing family protein 1 isoform X2, whose translation MSATSIDPQRSKGQASKVQNGSLHQKENVHENDFEPYLTSQSTQNNSYQSITDPYLSSYYAPSIGFPYPLSEAPWSTGGDPPIPYLTPYGALSNGDHHFMPDTVFGQPGGLGSSIYPHRFNFFPENPAFSAWGTSGTQGQQTQSSAYGGSYSYPPSSLGGTLVPDGQTGFHSDTLNKAPGMNSLEQGMIGLKIGGDVTGQGSGVKAVGSVIGGPVVAATGNGATPIGMPPPKPTSWAAIASKPAKPQQMKAKVKPGMQGPGGALPPPPIKHNMNIGTWEKGPVTKVATAPMQHQQPLGMPHGMQPQGHMQQGPMHHPAQSMVQPQMQQMTLQHHHHQHHQPPPQPYQNHTQPPQPQTRWVAPRNRNQGYGQGGPGHDGSGVMGMVGGGHGGPPTCPSQGPGAESHPVLDKLRANHSYNPKDFEWNLKNGRVFIIKSYSEDDIHRSIKYSIWCSTEHGNKRLDSAFRAMNAKGPVYLLFSVNGSGHFCGVAEMRSPVDYGTSAGVWAQDKWKGKFDVDWLFVKDVPNSQLRHIRLENNDNKPVTNSRDTQEVPLEKAKQVLKIIATYKHTTSIFDDFSHYEKRQEEEEEETFEPSPIPNRSRLDQERQNRNKQ comes from the exons ATGTCTGCCACAAGCATTGACCCTCAG AGATCAAAGGGACAAGCATCTAAAG TGCAAAATGGTTCACTGCATCAAAAGGAGAATGTCCATGAAAATGACTTTGAGCCGTACCTCACTAGTCAATCAACTCAG AACAACAGCTACCAGTCTATCACCGACCCCTATCTGTCCAGCTACTACGCCCCCTCCATTGGATTTCCGTATCCCCTCAGTGAGGCTCCCTGGTCTACAGGTGGGGACCCCCCTATCCCATACCTCACCCCCTATGGAGCCTTGAGTAATGGAGACCATCACTTCATGCCAGACACGGTGTTTGGCCAGCCGGGTGGCCTGGGAAGCAGCATCTACCCCCACAGGTTTAATTTTTTCCCTGAAAATCCTGCCTTCTCTGCCTGGGGCACAAGTGGCACCCAGGGCCAGCAGACTCAGAGTTCAGCCTACGGAGGAAGCTACAGCTACCCCCCCAGCTCCCTGGGGGGCACCCTGGTGCCGGATGGTCAGACGGGCTTTCACAGTGACACCCTCAACAAAGCCCCTGGTATGAACAGCCTGGAGCAAGGTATGATTGGCTTGAAGATCGGAGGGGATGTCACTGGCCAGGGCTCAGGAGTCAAGGCTGTGGGATCTGTGATCGGTGGCCCTGTAGTGGCAGCCACAGGGAACGGGGCCACACCTATTGGAATGCCACCCCCCAAACCCACCTCCTGGGCAGCCATTGCCAGCAAGCCCGCCAAGCCGCAGCAGATGAAAGCAAAGGTGAAGCCAGGAATGCAAGGTCCAGGAGGAGCTCTTCCCCCTCCACCCATCAAACACAACATGAACATCGGGACCTGGGAGAAGGGCCCGGTGACTAAAGTAGCTACAGCTCCAATGCAGCATCAGCAGCCTCTCGGCATGCCTCATGGCATGCAGCCTCAAGGCCACATGCAGCAGGGACCCATGCACCACCCTGCCCAGTCCATGGTGCAGCCCCAGATGCAGCAGATGACCTTACAGCACCACCATCACCAGCACCACCAGCCACCACCCCAGCCCTACCAAAACCACACCCAGCCCCCACAACCCCAGACCCGTTGGGTTGCCCCACGCAACCGTAACCAAGGCTACGGGCAGGGCGGCCCTGGCCATGATGGTAGTGGTGTGATGGGTATGGTTGGTGGTGGGCACGGTGGCCCCCCAACTTGCCCCAGCCAGGGACCTGGTGCAGAGTCCCACCCCGTACTGGATAAGCTGCGTGCCAACCACAGCTACAACCCCAAGGACTTTGAATGGAACCTGAAGAACGGCCGTGTTTTCATCATTAAGAGCTACTCCGAGGACGATATCCACCGCTCCATCAAGTACTCCATCTGGTGCAGCACAGAGCACGGCAACAAGCGGCTGGACTCAGCCTTCCGGGCCATGAATGCTAaaggccccgtgtatctcctgtTCAGTGTCAATGGCAGCGGTCATTTCTGCGGTGTGGCAGAGATGCGGTCACCAGTGGACTATGGCACCAGTGCTGGTGTTTGGGCGCAGGACAAGTGGAAGGGCAAGTTTGACGTGGACTGGTTGTTTGTTAAGGACGTGCCTAATAGCCAGCTTCGCCACATCCGCCTGGAGAACAACGACAACAAGCCAGTGACCAACTCCCGCGACACCCAGGAAGTTCCTCTGGAGAAGGCGAAGCAGGTGCTCAAGATCATCGCCACCTACAAACACACCACCTCCATCTTTGATGACTTCTCCCATTATGAGAAgaggcaggaggaggaggaggaggag ACTTTTGAACCTTCCCCTATACCCAACCGCTCTCGGTTGGATCAG gAGCGCCAAAACAGGAATAAACAATAG